Below is a genomic region from Dryobates pubescens isolate bDryPub1 chromosome 26, bDryPub1.pri, whole genome shotgun sequence.
tacAAGATCCCACCAAGCCCAGAAAAGGCCAGAGCTGTTATCAAGAAAGATTCACCATCGGGCAATGTAAGTAAGACTTGTTGGACACAAGAGAATAAACTCAAATATTTCTAAAGCACTGGGAAAAGTCTGTATGCATCTCAGCAAACCTGTATCAAGTGAAAATTTAAACTCATTGCAGTTGAGAATAGTCAGTGGTGCTTGCTGGTCATCAGGGTATGCATATAACTAGGGCTGAGGATACTGAAAAAAATCAAGTGGGTTTTTATACAGAGACTAATAAAATCTTACATCCTTCATTCTGTAAAACTGAGTGTTTAATGCTGCCTACTAATAAACTGGCATTTCACTTTTCTTGTAGCCATTCCAGAAAACTATGAGTTTTCCACCCCCCAAAGAAGATAGGGAAGAGCCTATAGATTTCACTGGCTGGGGAAAGTGCTGTATGATTTAATCACCTGGGCTCAAAACATTTTAACCTCCatatgagaatagaatagaatagaatagaatagaatagaatagaatagaatagaatagaatagaatagaatagaaattaaccgggttggaagagacctttgaggtcatcgagtccaacttatcatccaacactatctaatcaactaaaccatggcaccaagcaccccttcaagtgtcttcctaaacacctccagtgatggtgactccacctgggcagcccattccaatggccaatcactctttctatgaagaacctcttcctaacatccagcctaaggaAGCAGCTTGTGCAttttagaaagaaataaaaactatGGGCTAGCCTTTCCGTGGTGCAGTTCCAGTGACATTACTGGAGTTGCATGCATTTTCTGAGAATTCAGGTTTGTTTCTCATCTCTTGTCTAAAACCATGGTTTATAAATCCTGTGTGCTCTCTTCCAGTTATATGATATCCCTCCCAAAAGAGAAACCGAGGCTTCAGACAATGAATCTCAGAGGAAGCGCTGGGGCCATTACAATACCTTGCCAAATCCACGGAAGTCAGAATGGATTTATGACATTCCAGTGTCACCAGAAAAAATGGGAATAAAACAAACTCCTTCTGGCCACTCCTTGGAGAAGCAGATGCTGTATGACACACCACCAGCCAGGTACAAGGTGCTAACAACCAGCACTGAAGCCAAAGTTGCCAATCAGCAGTTATATGATATTCCACCCACACAACGGAAATTAACCTTTCCAGATATGCATCTCTATGATGTTCCATCCTCACGGGACATGCTCCTTTTGCCACAAAACGGTACCTGTGATGTACCCTCAAGTCTCCTGGCTCCAAAGGCTGAGAATCAGACCTCTGAAGAGAATGTGTATGACATTCCAAAAGGCTTGCCCACTGCTATGCAGTCTAAGAGAGATATGGAAAAACACAGTGACAGTTCTGGAGACCAAGCATACAGCATTCCTCCACAGATCTCAAGAGAAGCCAAGATAGAACAAGACAGATTATCCATTTCGAGTGTggacagcaaaagcagcacGCTCTCTACATCCTCAAACTCTTCTGCTGAGTCTTTTTCTATGCCATTATCAGAAGAGCCTGCCAGAGAAATTAAACTGGACCTTGATGTAGCGATAGAGACAGTGACTAGGTTGCAGCACAGCGTATCCAGCTCGGTTGCAAGTTTAATGATTTTTGTGAGCAGCAAATGGAGATTACAAGAACACCTAGAGAAAAGCATTGAAGAAATTCATCGAGCAGTTGATCACATAAAAGTATCACTGGGAGAATTCTTGGCCTTTGCTCAAGTCATAAAGGTAAATGCCTCTTCCTTGACTGATAACAACCTTCAGACCAGAATTACAAAACAGTTAGAAATTCTTGTGAACTCATTCAAAATTTTAACAGAAACAAGAGAAGCTCTAAACAATTGCAACTGGTTGCTAGAGGCTCTGGTCCTCAAGAAACCTCAGAGCAACCCAGATGATCTTGATCGCTTTGTGATGGTAGCGCGCACAATCCCAGATGACATCAAAAGGTTTGTATCCATCATCATTGCCAATGGAAAGCTCCTCTTCAGAAAGACTGAGAAGAAACAAGAAATGAAGCAACCACAAGTGAACCTAGAATACAAAATGGCAAAACAAATCACATTGCCAAGAAGAATTGAAACAGATTCACTTCAGAGAAATTCTCCTGAGAAACCCAGCCAAAGTCAGGTCTCTTCTgagaaaccaaaagaaaatgccACTGAGGACTGTGATTATGTTCAGCTGCAGGTCAGTATAACTGGATTGTACTACCTGTATTCTTGGTTGTTTAGCAGATATTAAGCTATTAGCACTACATTATCTTTAAGGTTAACTTTCCTTTATTATTACTAGTGCCAAATTCAGCTCGTGCTACTTCCCATTTTCCAGGCTTCGTGTGAATTCAGGATTTTGTTCAAGTGCTAGGTGGCACACATAGAGTGATCAGTAATTTTAAGTAATAGAGAGAACCGGCAAGTGGAGAACTTACCCAGCAAACACTGTGAAAAGATTTTTAGCTTGCCTGTTTACATTCATTTGAGAAAAAGCCTTTAGCTGGGGATTAAcaatttgtttcttctgttttgacCAGCAGTTCTCTTCTTGCTGgtatattttgtttgtttggctctGGGACAACTGTATAAGAGGTACTAACTCTCAAACTTGAGGCGCATTGGAAAGCATTCTGTTGCAGAAAATGCTGATTTAACAAATGTAACTCATACTGTGAATTATCAGCTTTATTAGTTGGAATAGTTTTGGCTATTTATTAGAATCATTCTCCTTAGAATTGCTGAAatgtctagaaaaaaaaaatgcagctctCTTGGTTTCACAAAGAAATGCTGGCTTGCCCTTGGAATTTGGGAAATGCTGGTTTCAGGTCTCAGATCTTGCAGGATCAGACACTAAAGTTTTAGTAGGAGAAAACCTACAGTTGCTTTTAATGACTGTATCATTGTTGTCTCTAACACGAAGGCTGCATAGCAAGGAGGCGTTTCCCTCTGAAATAAGAGAAAAACACATTTATCCTTAAATATTTTATGTAAAGCATTTCACCCttgctttcattttgatttttatCAGGCACAGAAAGTACTTTCAGGTAAAGAAATAACAAGAGTACAGATTCAAACCCAAAGGTATTTCTAATTATGAAAACTATTACTTATGAACACTTCTAGTCTCTGACTTCTGTGCATGCTAAAACTCAAAATAATTTCCATTTGGACACACATCTCTGTATAGATAGATCTATTTGTTTTCTCACAGTTCATTTTCTCAGAACTAGTTCTGGGAATTACTGCTGAAAACCTGTGCAAAACAGTCTTTCCCCTCAAATGTAACAAACCACTGCACTTTAAAGTCATGCTATTTATTTACTTGCCTTTGTGTATCATTTGGGATAAGGCTGTGAGAAGATTTCAAAACATCCTGCCCTAGTGTAAGGGTTGACTCTCTTCATATTGTGCAGTTTTAATCATTCATAACCCTCATAAGTCAGCACCATTAAAGATCAAGTCTGAATGTTCTGTACTATCTGAAAGCTTGAAATTCAGACCGTAATAAAGGTTTGGTGTTCAGCACTTTGTGTGCTATCCATTATTAAAATCATTTTCAGTGAAATTTGTTTAGGGAGAAAATACCACTTTGAATTCCAGTACTTTATGGAAAGAGAAATTACTGTAAAGGACTACTAGGCTGGGGTGATTTGGAGACAGTGTTAACTGACAAAACTACCTGTAAGTGAAGAAACATGGAGAATATAAGGTAGAGCAAGTAAAGAAACAATCAGTGTGCTAAGCCTctcttttttaaccttttccCAGGTTTTGCCATCTGCAAAGCAGGCTGTAATTCAGAGCAAGCCAGACTCTGCAAAGAAAATCCCTCTCTCAGACCACTGTAAGCTGTGTTTTGCTGCACTGCACAAGGCAATAGGTGTATTTACTAGTAGTCTAAGCAACAACCAGCCACCCGAAGTCTTCATATCCCACAGCAAATTGATCATTATGGTGGGACAAAAGTTGGTGGATTCTCTCTGCCAGGAAACTCAAGAAAGAGATGCTCGGAATGACATTCTCCACAGGAGCAGCCGTTTTTGCAGCCTCTTGAAGAATCTGGCTCTTGCCACCAAAAATGCTGCAATACAACATCCCAGTGCAGACGCCATGAGGGAACTTCAAGATCAGACTGAGGAGCTGGCTAAGTACACGCAGCAGTTCAGAGCAATAATGGAATGAAAGACTCTGCCGTTTCTACAAATACGTAGCAAAATTGTTGGTCCTTAGGTGTGTGGCAGCCAAGGTGTGCAAAAGCAGCTCCTCCAAGAATTCCTGCTGGCCAGTTCCCTGGGTGATGGTGCAGTTTTAGCAGACAAAGTTCCACACAACAGCAGATGCAGAAATAAATCTGTAGAACAACAATCTGTACTTTCCTCTCCATTGTTCAGATCCTGCCTGGAAATATCATCATAGTGGATGGGCAGGAATGTTTGCTGTGTATTAGAGCAAATTTATTTTATTACCTGGCTGttttcttgggtttggttttgttttagtaTCTATGTAGGTCAGataactacttttttttttccttttctttttctttctcccccccccccccccccccccatttggCAATATAGAGCATCTTTTTACATTTTGCTGCATTTACATTTTGTTCTGTAAATTATGATATCACATCATCATTTACTCAAAATTTATGATTAccctttttaaagaaaaacagctaccaagctatttttaaaaattatttatttttactataCAAATGCAGTGAATGGATtatgggagaaaaaaatctgaCAGGTACTACATGTAGCTAGGAGttaatgaaaaatatttcagcaggtaactgggcacagaggaaaacTGACTTGGAGGAGTCCCAGCTCCTGGTAaatctgctgggagcacaccTCTGTCATCTCTGTCACGGCCTGAAGCTGTTCAGAGCATTGCTCCAACTGAAACCACGTAGTCACTGAAcatgcagagggtttggacaaGCTCTTCCTACAGACTGGAAAGGTTATGTTATTCCTCACtgggcacccagagcacccacactggtgaggctgcccaggggctctcagcccaGTCCTTGCTCTGTCAGTCTGCATAGTGCATGAACTTTATGCTCAGACATGCTGGGTATGAAACAGAACCACAATGTAACCACGCTGGTGGATTGCTTGTATGCCTGTTGtttgtattatttattttaaagtctTTATCTGAAATGTCAAAGTCTGCCCTTTCTTGGCAGTGTTGTATCTGTGTCTTTGCCCTGAAAACGGACCATTTAGTCCTGTGAGTAGTTACAGCTAATTCGCACTGCACCAGTGCACATGAGCTCCAGTTCTCTGTGgaaaacccagctccctccgtGGTATTTTTACTTGGTAGTCACCGTGTTTTATACCGTTATTTAAACGTTGGCATCTGTAAATACTGTTGTTTGCACGGTTAAATGCAGTAACCGTGCTGCACGTTGGCTTTGTACCTTTTGTATTAAACTCATTCCTGGCATAACTGAGTGTTTGTAACCGGCAACcgacctctcctgctgcaactGCCCGGGAGCAGGGGGCGGGAAGGGCAAAGAGGCAATACCTCGGAAGGATGCGGccagctgccagtccctgccagCCCGGCCCAACTCCAGAACAGGTCATTTGGCCGTCAATCCCCCAAAGTCGGTGTTCTAGCCTGGGCGGGGGTTGTTCTCACAAAACAAGGGGAAACCCTACCCACCGTGCCAGGGCCACCTGAAAAGCAGGAGAGGCGGCAGCGGTTCCGCCCCGGTGTCGAGAGGGGACGTTGCGAATCTTCTTCCCCGCCCCGCGAAACAGTGGTACGTTCCGCCCCCCTCCGGCACCGGCACGGCTGGCTGCGCGGCGGCGGTGCGGAcgctccctgggcagccggaAGTGCGTAGTGCCCTCTACCGGAAGTACTGCCCTCCACCGGAAGTGTGTTGTCTGCTGGGGAAAGGACTCGGAAGCGTAGCGCAGCGGCGAGCGATATGGGATGCGATGGTGGTACCATCCCCAAGCGCCACGAGCTGGTCAAGGGGCCCCGCAAAGTCGAGAAGGTTGGAGGGGACCGCGTGAGGGCGGTGGGGAGAGCGGCCGGGGGCTGTCGGACTGGCTCTCTGAGCCTGGGCCCTTCCTGTGGGCCCACGGCCCCGAGGGATAGAGGCCCTGCGGAGGCCCGGTCAGTTCTTCCCCTTCCGCAGCGCTCGCGAACCGGGCATGGCACTCTTGGTGCTGGCAGCGTTGAGAGCATTTTGCGCGGCACTGGGCAATTCTGCAGTGCTGCCGCAGGGTGACTGTGGCGCTAACGGCAGCTGCAGTGGAGATCCCTTTGGCTTCTGGAGTATCCCCTtctctgataggacaagagaaaatggcattccttttccccaggggaggtgtagattagacattaggaaaagcttCAATACGGAATAGCTTTCCAAAGCCTGCAATGGGCTGCACAGGAAAGTGTTTGAATCGCCaacccctttccctccccacaccTGACTATCAGTGTAGCTGTACATTTCAGCATTTCTTGTATGGGCTAATGAGTCATAAAATTTGGGGGTTTAGACAGGAGGTTCAACTAGCATCCTGACATCCACagatttgcttgttttgttatCTTGGTCCTTACAGGCAATGGAACTGGTAGTTGACCAAAGCAGGGGTTCCACGATGCAGAAATGTGTTCAATAGATAAGAGTTAGTCCCTTGAAATTGATTATGAATTTTGCTAAAAGGTTTTGTTAGAGCTATTTTATGGGTTAGTTTTGAGTTCAGAAAGTAGGTTTGGTAAGATACCTGAAGGGTTGATTTAATGCTTTAAGTGTTACTTGATTTTATGTTTAAATAATTTGCAAACataaaaactattttaaaaccaggggtatttttcttccttcaggtTGACAAAAATGCTGAATTGGTGGCAAGGTGGAACTACTGTGCTCTGAGTCAAGAGAAGTTACGTCGGCCAATTGTGGCCTGTGAGCTGGGCAGGTATGACTGTTTCCATACACACCACTGTGTCAAAAAGCACTAAGCTGTAAATAAAAGAGTGCTTTGAGAATCAAGTATGCTTACTAAAAATCTTATGTTGCAGGTTGTATAATAAAGATGCTGTCATTGAATTTTTGTTGGACAAGTCAGCTGATAAAACTCCTGTGGAAGCTGCGTCACATATCAAGAATATTAAGGTAAAACAGCTTCTCTGCAGTTTTAGAGAGTGCTGTGAAAGTTAAAGCATGCCACAAACACTTATCTAACACTGAAAGTGTTACAAACCACAATGAAAAAGCTATTGCAAAAATGTTATTGTGGCTCAAAAATTATTAGTAAACAACTTAAACCttgcatttttctctttcagaatGTAACAGAGCTAAACCTTGCAGATAATCCAGCTTGGACTGGTGATAAAGAGAGTATAAAAGGTGACAAATATGATGACATTCAGTCTGCACGCTTCATATGTCCTGTGGTGGGATTGGAAATGAATGGAAGACATAGGTCAGTATGTCAGTTTCTGGACTTTTGGGTTTTAGATGTGAGTACTTAGCTAAACCCAACATAGAGCAGGTAAAAATGTTTGCATCGGTGGTGTTGTGAATGATGTAGTTACTTCAAGCCTTTGTGGGGAGTATTTGTTCTCTTGTCAGGAGGAGGGAGTTCAGGAGGCTAGTAAGTGTCCTTTTACTTCATATTCAAGAGGAATGATAAAAAGTTAATCCTTTCCTACATTAATTTGTGTTTAATAAAGAGTAGTAGTACCCAGTATTCCTAATTTAATTCTTACATTCTGCAAATTAGTAAGTACCTAATTAAAGTGCTGATTCTTTAATTTGCTGAAGATAAAGTCCTGCTGACCCTTTGCAGTGTTGTTTCTGTGTTAAATAAAGCTCTTCACATATTTCTCTCAGACACAGGCTTTCTTAAAAATAATTGCATGGCTTGTCTTTTCTTTGAAGGTTTTGCTTCTTGAGAAACTGTGGATGTGTGTTCTCTGAACGGGCTCTCAAAGAGATTAAATCAGAAGTTTGTCACAAGGTGAGTTTTAATTCAGCTTTAATAGCAGTGTGGTCACAATCTCCACAGGTAGATGTATAGATGTAGATACATACatgtgcatatatatgtatttgtaTTCACATCTACTATGGTAAAGTGTGGGAGCTTTTATCTGAATATACAGATTGAAATAGAACCTACAAATGGTCTGAAGTAATTCCATATGgccttttaaaatgtaaatgtttCTAAACAGTTGTAAAAAGGAGTATTTTTATTCCCTGAGAGTTTAGTCTTGCAATTACttgagaaattaatttttcctcAAACAATGACTGGTTTTGTTTCAAGGTTTCTGACTGGTtggttggtgtgttttttccctAGATGCAAGTGGTTTGTGTTTTATCAGTATCAGCTCTCTATTTAAACTGATGACGTGTTCAGGTTCTGttttgatgtatttttaaaggatttttccTGTTGGTTTTTGTCCTTTGGTGGGGACAACTCCTCATAGAATTTTCATCAATTACATGAATTATTGTGTAACATGAAGTGCTGGTTTGATCCCCTTATATTGGTTTCTTCCTAGCTaggggctgcttctgctgtcagGGAGATTTGTGACAATGGTTGCCACACTTAGGCAAGCTATTTTTCAGCAAACACCCTGATATTGGAGAAAAGAAATTGTATGTTTGCATTAAAACAGTGAAGGAAAACTTTCTCAGTGAGATGTTGCAGGTGATGTGGAGCATTATTAGGTGTAGCCTCATGTTGCTGCATTGAGTGGTGATTTTGTTCTTTAGAATACTGGTTTAGTCCTAATGGCTCTGCTTTCCTGTTGG
It encodes:
- the CASS4 gene encoding LOW QUALITY PROTEIN: cas scaffolding protein family member 4 (The sequence of the model RefSeq protein was modified relative to this genomic sequence to represent the inferred CDS: inserted 1 base in 1 codon) — protein: MKVNNTLAKALYDNKAECSDELAFRKGDILTVLDQNVIGSEGWWKCSLHGRQGLAPANRLQLLATSQAVLLPPSIQSDSSESPAGQQNIYQVPSVPKPTVSSSTYEKMEGWVKSPARVSTLPAQGIYQVPALAAQLLSERTKSSASQYLFTLPRACRASAPNIRGEVYDVPSTQRRESSLTQSGATPPATRKASALVRSTECFQEEQKQLYKIPPSPEKARAVIKKDSPSGNLYDIPPKRETEASDNESQRKRWGHYNTLPNPRKSEWIYDIPVSPEKMGIKQTPSGHSLEKQMLYDTPPARYKVLTTSTEAKVANQQLYDIPPTQRKLTFPDMHLYDVPSSRDMLLLPQNGTCDVPSSLLAPKAENQTSEENVYDIPKGLPTAMQSKRDMEKHSDSSGDQAYSIPPQISREAKIEQDRLSISSVDSKSSTLSTSSNSSAESFSMPLSEEPAREIKLDLDVAIETVTRLQHSVSSSVASLMIFVSSKWRLQEHLEKSIEEIHRAVDHIKVSLGEFLAFAQVIKVNASSLTDNNLQTRITKQLEILVNSFKILTETREALNNCNWLLEALVLKKPQSNPDDLDRFVMVARTIPDDIKRFVSIIIANGKLLFRKTEKKQEMKQPQVNLEYKMAKQITLPRRIETDSLQRNSPEKPSQSQVSSEKPKENATEDCDYVQLQAQKVLSGKEIXKSTDSNPKVLPSAKQAVIQSKPDSAKKIPLSDHCKLCFAALHKAIGVFTSSLSNNQPPEVFISHSKLIIMVGQKLVDSLCQETQERDARNDILHRSSRFCSLLKNLALATKNAAIQHPSADAMRELQDQTEELAKYTQQFRAIME
- the RTF2 gene encoding replication termination factor 2, which gives rise to MGCDGGTIPKRHELVKGPRKVEKVDKNAELVARWNYCALSQEKLRRPIVACELGRLYNKDAVIEFLLDKSADKTPVEAASHIKNIKNVTELNLADNPAWTGDKESIKGDKYDDIQSARFICPVVGLEMNGRHRFCFLRNCGCVFSERALKEIKSEVCHKCGVPFQEGDVIVLNGNKEDVEALKKRMEERRLKSKLEKKAKKSKSTESAPRQDTTEDAPGPSKAKNGKDCITSSSGERQIIFTKSSDNGNSSVPAKVNKAASATTKRSIADSDKSEAYKSIFTSHSSAKRSKEECSNWVTHTAYYF